The Methanolobus sp. WCC4 genome includes the window GATGAGATAAAGAAGAACGACCTCTTTTTCAGTTCACCCGGTGTTTCAAGGAAAATGGAACGTCTCATCGAACAATACATAGAGAAGAAGACCAGCAAGAAATGGGATGATCCCTTCGTACTTGAAAAGATAAGGAAGGCCATCCGGAACCAGAAAAACAGCTACTGGAAAGAAGGGAAAGCAAGGAACATAAGCTACGGGAAAGGCTACGATGTACTTGGATACCTTGCATACCAGTTCCCGGTATATTTCGTACAGTTCCAGTACCTGCTCTATGATATGGCAAAGGAAGGACTCCTGCGGGACCGTATGAAGATACTGGATATCGGTTCCGGACCCGGTACTATACCCCTGTCCATCATTGACCTGTACAACCGTCTTGATGATCACAAGGCTGAGATCCACTCGATCGAGCTTTTCGATGAGAATGTGGAAGCCTACAATTTCCTTGTCCCACAATATGCAGCGATACAGTCAAATGTCACTGTGAAAGAACCCATCAGAGCCAACATCAGTGAAGTTGACATCGAAAAGCTACCTGAGAATATCGACCTCATGGTCTTTTCAAATGTGCTGAACGAGATGAAGGACCTTGACCTCCAGCAGAGGACCGCTCTTGTAAAGAAGATGTCAGAGAGATTATCCCCTGATGGCAGTATAGTAATAATAGAACCTGCTGACAAGAACAACTCCATAGAGATGAGAAGGCTCAGCATAATGCTAAAACAAGCCGGCCTTAAGATCTACAGTCCCTGTTCATTCCTCTGGTCCGGCGAATGTACACTGGACAAATGCTGGAGCTTCGAGCAGAAACAGGATATAAAGGCTCCAAGGCTCATGGTGAGAATGGCAGAATGCGACGAACCCTACCGATACATCAATGTGGATATCAAATATTCATACGCGATACTCAGAAAGGATAAACTGGCAAAACAGAGTTTCATCACTCCTGCAAAGTCAAAGTTCGCCCGCATGTCAAAGATAGATACCCATAACCAGAAGCGCATAAATGTGATGTGTTCACTGATGTCGGGAGACCTTGGAGACGAAAAGTACAGTCTCTATCGTATTTGTGACGGTACCTCTAAAAAGGCAGTTTATGCGGTATTGCCCGCCCATAATCTCACAGAGGACAATGAGGTTATCACAAAGGCAGAGTATGGAAGCATACTCAGGATATTCAATGTGCTTGTAAAGTACAATGAAGCCAACGATTCGTACAACCTGCTCATAGGAAAAGGTACTACGATAGAATCAGATTCCTATTCTGAAGCCGAAGAACATTGAGACACACGATTGTAGAAATCGTTTTAAATCAGACGAACATATTACAGGCCGACACGCATATTACACTAATGCTGAATCTGCATGGTGCCTGCGATAACTTCGTGGAATATCCTTACATTCAATCAATAGAACCTGATCCATATGCATAGTAACAGCCCTTCAAGATGTACACCACCTGAGATACTGGCACCTGCCGGAGACCCTGAAGCCCTGAAAGCCTCAATAAAAGGAGGAGCTAATGCAGTTTATCTGGGTGTAGGCGAGTTCAATGCAAGACAGGGTGCAAAGAATTTCTCAATCAGTGAACTCAGGGAGAACATAGAGTTAGCACATTCATACGGTGTCAAGGTATTCCTGGCACTGAACATACCACTCAAACAGAATGAGGTTCAGGATGCCATTGACATAGTTCACAAGGCATATGCTTACAATATAGATGCCATCATACTGGAAGACCTCGGTCTTTTCTTTTTATTGAAAGAGCATTTCCCGGACCTTCCGCTACATGCAAGCACCCAGATGACCATACACAACCCACAGGGTGTTGCCTTCATGGAAGATGCAGGTGCTTCAAGGGTCATTCTTTCAAGGGAACTTACAACGGAACAGGTAAAGAGCATCATCGACCAGACATCCGTTGAGATAGAGATATTCGTCCACGGTGCACTTTGTTACTCATTCTCAGGAAGATGCCTGTTCAGTACAGCCATAACCGACAGAAGTGCGAACAGGGGAGCATGCTTCCAGCCATGCAGACGACCATTTAAGATGTCAGTGGATGGGCAGATAATAGACAGTGAACTTGTCGGTGACTATCCCATCAGTTGTGCAGAACTCTGCACCTTCCCCGGACTTGAAGAGATCATAAGGAGCGGTGTCAAAAGCCTGAAGATCGAAGGAAGGATGAAAAAGCCCGAATATGTGACTGCCAGTGCCAGAACCTATCGTACTGTTGCGGAAAGGATATGCGATACAGGAGAGAACTTCAGTGCAGAAGAACTGGAGGAAATGGAAACCGAACTGGCAAAACTGTTCTACAGGGGATTCACACGAGGTTTCGTACTTGGTAAAGACGATGTCACCCAGCGGAAATACAGTGCTAATTATGGTGCCTATCTCGGTACCGTATCCGGTATAACTAAGTCAGAGGATGAAGGCAGACTCACCATCACCCCTCTTGAGGATATTAAACCCAATGACGGGATCAGCATAAACACGAAGATAAGGATGATAGGATGCCGTATCGACGGAGTTCTTGTTGATGGAAAGCCGGTGGATGTGGCAAAGAAAGGAGAAGAGGCCACCCTTCTGATAAGTCCCAAGACCAGTAAGTCGATCAGGAAAGGTGATGAGGTCTATGTATCCACCGACCCGCAGTTGTTGCAGAGCCTGCAGGATACCGAGCTCTATACCACACCCCTGAAGATAACTCTCCATGCAAGGATAGGAGAGAAACTCAGGGTATCTGTAAAGAGCAGGGACATGGAAACAGAGTCCATAAGCGATTATGAAGTACAGGAAGCAAAAAAAGCACCAACCGACAGGGAACAGATAATAACTTCTCTTGCGAAGCTCGGTGATACTACATTCCACGCAGAGGATATAGTCCTTGATATTGATGATAATATATTCATTCCCCTTGGAGCACTCTCCGGGACCAGAAGGGAAGCTGTGGATGAGCTTTTCAATTCCAGATTCCAGTCACAGGGTCGCAACCGTGCATGTCCTGATGTGTCCACCGGATACAATAGGAAAAAAGGCAATTTGGATTCAGGGAACAACATACCACTTTTGAGTGTAGAGGTATCTGATATCGACTCCGTTATCGTTGCATCAAAATCAGGTGCTGATATAATCTATGCACCGATCGGTCTTTTCAGCGAGATGATGAACGAGGACAATATTCTCAGGGTCAATGGACTGAAAGAGAAGGATATCGAACTTGTCCTTATCACACCACCCATAAGTTTTGAAGAGGAAATGCCTGCGATAAAGGAACTGATGCAACAGGTGGTAGATGCAGGTTTCAGTCTTTCCTGTTCGAACTACGGAACCGTAAGGCTGGCAAACGAACTGAATGCACCCTTCGTTGCCCAGAAGGAGTTCAATCCCTTCAATGCATACACAGTGAACGCTTTCGGGACATCCGGTGCCTATCGCGTCACACTTTCAACTGAACTGAACCTGGAAGAGATCAAGGATGCCTGTGTTGCAAGTGATCCGAAGGTACAGACAGAGATCATTGCCTATGGGCGTGAACTCCTGCTTGTGACAAAGAACGATCTCCTGAAGCCTCTGATCGATGACGGTACTATCAAAGAGGACAGTGAGGTCTTGCTCATTGATAATACCAAAGGCTCATTCCCTGTAAGAAGAGAGAATGAACGTACCCTTATCTACAATTCCACTGTGCTCAATATGCTTGAGGACATTGACAAAATATGCGACTCTGGTGCAGACGTCCTGAGACTGGACCTGTCCCTTTACAACAGCAGAGATGATATCAAGGACATCACGCGTAATTTCAGAAAAGCCCTTGAAGGCAAACAGATAAAGCTGAAGTCCTCACGAGATGAGGAATATGACCAGGGACATTATTTCAAAGGCGTCCTGTAAACTACAGAATGCGATCACAGAACGCTTACGGTCATTGATATTTATAGGTAAAAAAACGAAAGGTGATAATATGGCAAGAGAACTTTCCCCCAGAGATATAGAAGTATTGAAGAAGGTAGCTCCCGAATGTGCAGGACTTGAGTGTGCAGGGTCAAAAGCGCCCTACAGGTCCATACTTCCACCACTCTCCAACCACTTTGCAAAAAGTGAAGAGGATTTCAGGGAACGTATCTCCGCACTCGATGACGATGACCTTGATTACCTGTTGTCACTTATAAAGACCGGAGAGGAAAGTCTTGGTTGCATACCTCCGCACTATATGACAGTCTTCCTTGAATTCATCAGTGAGAAGGTCAGTGAACAGAGTGCAAAAGAGATCATGGACATATATATGGAACTGCAGGAATGTAAGACCGGCAATTCACCGATCTCATTTATCTGAGCTCAACGCTAGTTTTATATAATCTCCTGTTCATCTGAATAGTATATTATAAAAAAGATTTTATAAATTGTTGCAAGGTCAGTTCAATGATCGGTCCCCTCCGGGAAATACTGATCGTGAACGATCCTTTTTTGAAAAGATACCAGAAGTTGCAATGCGGAATATGACGGGGAGTGATAAGTTGTCTGAAAGACCGGCACAGGAATTTGCAAAGGAAGATGGTCCGATCTTTGCTTCAATTGTCAAAAATAGTCCTGATATCTGTGTTGTGAAAGACCTTCAGCTTCGGGTCATAATTGCTAACATGTCTTTTGCCAGAGCTATAGGTGTGAATTCTGTAGAAGAACTTATTGGAAAGACCAATGAGGAACTTTTTGTTGACCCCCATAATTCAGAACTTTCAAAAAGCCATCTGAAGAACGAACTCAAGGCACTAAGACTGAAGCCGGAAGAGTATATTGAATCCGAGGAAACGCTAATCTACCCGGATGGGAAAAAGCATGTTCTTTCTGCCCGAAGGTTCCCGATATTCGATCATGATGGAACACTGATGGGTACAGCGAACATATCCAATGATGTCACTTCCCTTAAGGAGGCTGAAGAGGAACTTCACCAGATGGAAGATTGCCTGAAAAGACTTGCTGATATCATGCACACAAGTCCTGATGCGATCAGTGAATTAAAGGATGCGGGCCTTGCAGATCTGGTGAATAGATGGCTGGACCCAGCCCGGACAACAAGCGATGGTAACAATAGTATCAAAAAGGAACTGGACATCCCGAACGACCCACACATCCTTGACAAAAAGGACCTGATGGAAAGGCTCGATAACGAAGATGTTCGTAACCGTATTATCTCGATCTTCCTGAATGATGCCCCCGGACAATTTGCCAAACTGAAAGGACATCTTGAGAAAGGTGAAATGCAGAAGGTCATGGAGTATGCCCACAAGATAAAAGGTGCATCTGCAAACATCTCGGGAATCGCCCTGAGCAGAATTGCAGGTGAGATCGAACAGTCAGCTAAGTTGGATAACTTTGATGATGTTATGTCTATGATACCGGAACTGGAAAAACAATATTATCTGCTGGAGACCGTCCTTAAAGATCTCTGATCCTTATACAGATACTATTTTCATCTCCATTCAATGGAATACAATTATCGGGCAACAAGGGATATCTGAATTTATCATTTTGATGCCAGGATCGAGGCTATTTTTGTCCCTCATAAGGAAGAAATTGAAAAGCTTTAGGTAGCATCTTTCAATGCATATACTAATAAGTAGCAGTTAACACTTTATTTCAGAATTGTTTGTGCTAACATACATATTTTTATGATATTGTTTAAGTGTTAATTCGAATTTTAACTAATTTTTGAGAAGGCAATCTTAAATAATTTATTTAATACTTAACAATGTGAATGTCAAAAATAAATATCTGTTCACATTGTTAATAAATAAATATATATATTATATTTTTAGGATTATTTAATTATAGCATTGATGCTTTTGAAGAGAGTGCTCCAAAGTGTATCTTTGTGCTACAAAGATTATGATTATTATTAAACAATAGACGGGGTTTATGCAATATGTTCAATAAAGACTGGAAACTCAATTCAGAGATAACAGAAGTTATAAGCAGCTTTATGGAAGGGAACCATGATCCAAGGATCAGGACCCAATCAAAACAGCAGGATCAAAGAACTGCAGATAGTATCAATCTTTTACTTGACGAATTTGCGAATTTAAAGAGCGAACTGGCTACAAAGAAGAACACCGGTGAAGAAATGAATTGTTCGCTCATCCTGAGTGAGGTATCCGCACTTGTTGAAGCAGCCACTGAAGGACGTCTTGATTCAAGGATACAGACCGAATCTTTTACCGGTGAGTCAAAAAAGATGTTCGAACTGCTCAATGAGCTTCTGGATACGATAATAGGACCACTGAATGTCTCTGCTGAATATATCGACCGTATTTCAAAAGGTGATATTCCCGAGAAGATAACGGATGAGTATAAAGGGGATTTCAATGAGATAAAGAACAACCTCAACCAGTGTATAGATGCGGTGAATGCACTTGTAGAGGACTCATTGATGCTATCAGAAGCAGGAGTGGCAGGTCAGCTTGACACAAGGGCAGATGCAGAAAAGCACAATGGGGATTTCAGAAGGGTTGTGGAAGGGGTCAACGACTGTCTGGACGCAGTGATAGGACCATTGAATGTAACGGCAGAATATGTGGACCGAATATCTAAAGGTGATATCCCGGAGAAGATAACAGATGATTACAACGGGGATTTCAACGAGATAAAGAACAACCTCAACCAGTGCATAGATGCAGTGAATGCACTTGTAGAGGACTCGTTGATGTTATCAGAGGCAGGGGTGGCAGGTCAGCTTGACACAAGAGCAGATACAGCAAAACACGCCGGTGATTTCAGAAGGGTTGTGGATGGGGTTAACGGTTGTCTGGATGCAGTGATAGGACCCCTGAACGTAACGGCAGAATATGTGGACCGAATATCAAAGGGTGACATCCCGGAGAAGATAACAGATGATTACAACGGGGATTTCAACGAGATAAAGAACAACCTCAACCAGTGCATAGATGCGGTAAATGCACTTGTAGAGGATTCCCTGATGTTATCTGAAGCAGGAGTGGCAGGATTACTTGACACAAGAGCAGATGCAGCAAAACACAGTGGAGATTTCAGAAGGGTTGTGGAAGGGGTGAACGACTGTCTGGATGCAGTGATAGGACCCCTGAACGTAACGGCAGAATATGTGGACCGTATCTCTAAAGGTGACATTCCTGAAAAGATAACAGATGATTACAACGGGGATTTCAATGAGATCAAGAACAATCTCAATCAGTGTATCGATTCCCTGAATGCCCTCCTTGGAGAGACAGACAATCTTATAGATGCAGCAGTTGCAGGAAAACTTGCAACCAGAGGTGATGCAGGGATGTTCAACGGTAAATTTGCCGACCTTGTTTCCAATATCAACCTTGTCATCGACACCCTGGTAGGTCATATAGACCAGATCCCTGCTCCTTTCATGATAATCGACAACGACTTCAGTATCGCTTATATGAACAGAACAGGTGCCTCTGTTATCGGCAAGGAACCTGTGGAACTGATCGGCCAGAAATGTTACGATAATTTCAGGACATCCGACTGTAATACGGACAAATGTGCCTGCGGAAGAGCAATGAAGACCGGCAGAAGTGAATCCAGTGAGACCGATGCCCATCCCGGAGGCAAGGACCTTGTGATCGAGTACAATGGTGTTCCTATCAGGAACAGGAGTGGAGAGATAATCGGAGCACTTGAGATTGTAATGGATAAGACCGCAGAAAAAACAGCTCTGGAAGAAGCAGGCATAAAGGCAGACTACCTTGAGAAGGTGCCTACACCTGTAATGGTAGTTGACAAAGATTTCAATATCCAGTTCATGAATGGCGTTGGAGCAGCAGCTGTAGGAAGCACGCCTGAAGGATGTGTGGGTCAGAAATGTTTTGACCTGTTCAATACGGGACATTGTAATACGGAAAACTGCCAGGTTGCAAAGGCAATGAAGACAGATTCGATCTGTACGAATGATACTATCGCTAAACTGCCTTCCGGGGAACTTCCTATCAGATACTCGGGTGCTCCTCTGAAGAATGAGGATGGAGAGATCATTGGTGGTCTGGAATATGTCCTTGATATCAGTAAGGAAATGGAGATCACAAAGGGAGTGCATGATCTTGTAGAGGCTGCAATTGCAGGCAGGCTGGATGAACGTGCAGATGCAAGCAGCTTTGAAGGCAACTACAGGCAGATCATAGAAGGCGTGAATGCAACTCTGGATTCTGTCATAGGCCCTCTTAATGTGGCTGCTGAATACATAGACCGCATATCGAAAGGTGACATACCCGAGAAGATCGCTGATGAATATCAGGGAGATTTCAATGAGATAAAGAACAATATCAACCAGTGCATCGATGCGGTGGACCTGCTTGTAAATGATGCGGTGATGCTTGCCAATGCAGGTATTGAAGGAAAGCTCTCAACACGTGCCGACACAGAGAAACATAGTGGTGACTTCAGAAAGATAGTTGAAGGTGTGAACAATTGCCTTGATGCCATAGTTACACCAATAGAAGAGACTTCGAGGGTTATTGAAGAATACTCTTCAGGCAATCTTCACACAAGAGTTGAAATTGAGACCAGAGGCGATCTCAGGAAACTGGCAGATACACTTAATGGCTTCGGCCAGGAACTGCAGGCGATCATTTCGGATTCAAATGCCGTGCTTGATGCAATTGCAAACAATGACCTTACCTGCCACTCCCGGATACAGGGAGCTGGTGAGTTCAGGAAATTCACCGATGGTGTTGAGAATTGTCGCAGGTCCCTGAACGATATAGTCTCAACTGTAATGAAAGATGCACAGAACATTGCTGCAACTGCAGAGCAGATGTCAGGTTCATCAGCCGAGATAGCTACTTCTGCCAATGAGGTCTCAGCTACCGTTGAAGAGATATCCAGAGGAGCACAGGTTCAATCCTCCAAGTCAGAAGAGGTTGCAAGGACAATGGTCGATATGACACAATCGGTCCAGGAAGTGGCAGCTAATTCACAGAGGACAGCAGAGAGCTCTATTGCCTCAAATGAGCTGATACAGAACCTGGGGACTGTAGCCCAGAGTCTCCAGCAAAAGATGAACGGCATAAAAAGTGCATCTGAGGAATCATCACAGCACATAAATGATCTTGCAGAGAAATCCAACCAGATCGGAGAGATCGTTCAACTTATCACAAATATAGCTGACCAGACAAACCTGCTTGCACTCAATGCTGCCATAGAGGCTGCAAGGGCAGGAGAACACGGACGTGGTTTTGCTGTTGTTGCAGATGAGGTCAGGAAACTTGCTGAGGATTCAGGAAATGCAGCAAAGCAGATCGCAACGCTCATTCATGCAATGCAGGAAGGTACTACCAATGCGGTCAGTTCAATGGAACAGGCCAGTTCAGAGGTAGCAACAGGTGCCCAGTCCCTTGATGAGGCCGTAGGTTCGATCGACAGTGTTGTAGAATCCGGGAACACTATCGTTAAAATGGTCCAGGAGATCGCTGCTGCTGCTGAACAGCAATCCGCCTCAATACAGGAGGTCACAGCCTCTATCGAAGAGGTATCCTCCATATCCGAGGAATCTGCTGCAGGTACAGAGGAAGCTTCTGCAGCCGTTGAACAGCAGACAGCATCCATGCAGGAATTGACGGCTTCAGCACAGCAACTGGCAGATGTTGCATCAGAAATGCGCTCTGTTGTTTCTAAATTCAGGATAGACAATGGGAGTAGTGCATCAAGATCATCCCAGATATCAGCTTCCGAAGATGAGATGACAGAGAAAAAGATGCAATATGGTACGTTAATTGTCTGAACCTTACATATTGGATATTCCGGATGTTAGATATCCCGGATATACGACCTCCCGTAAAAATGAAAAACTAGATGTTGCTGAGCTTTTCGTGAAGCTCAGCCATTCCTTTCAATGTGAGATATCCTTTTTTTGTCATCATATAATCCCCGCGTTCGGTCCTCTGTAGTATCATCCCCGTATCCAGCAATTTCTGGATATGGAAGAGAAGGTTCCCTCCACGCAGGCCTGTTATCTTTGAAAGCTCTGAAAAGCTCCGGGTATCAGAGTGCAGCGACCTCATGATCGCAAGACGCTGTTTATTGGCAAACGGTTCACAGACATCGGTGACAACGTCGTCTGAAATATCATTGATATCAATATCATGATCACTGCAGACTTCTTCCTTTGGAGTGTTGAAAGAACGTATCAGCCCCATCTGTTTATCGAAGATCCTTGAAGCTGTCTGAACGCATCCATCGCAATTATCCGTGATCGCAAAACCTTTCAGTTCATCGAACCTTTCACTGAAATTATCCAGGGCCTCTTCGGTTACCCTGTCCTCAAGAAGCAGTAGTGCCATCTCATGAAGAAGATCGGAAAAAGCAGGTTTGCAGATGTCCTTATTTTCACAGTCGATACAGAAGCCTTCGTCAAATGACTCTTTTGTGTCCTTGAGCATGTAGTTCAATATGGGACGAGAGAGATCACCTTTCATTTCCATGAACATGGCATCCTCGCGGTGGTGATTTGAGCGTTCCAGTGCTTTGTTAACATCTATTTTGAGCGATATTATCTCCGACCTGAGGTTCCTGAACTCCTGAAAGAATACTTCTTCAAGGCCATCTTTGCTGTTATGTGTGTTTTTGCTTATTTCGCTGCTCAGACAGATCATCCCTTTTTCGTTCTTTGGTCCTTACATTAAACGGTACATTATTATTGTGTTTAACTATATTAATCTATACCAAAAACCATGATCTGTTCTTTTGATCGATTACAACACAATCAAACATGATATATAGAAAAAAGTTATACGATGTAAGAAGGCTATACAGCAATTACTTTTAAGAAATGAAAAAGGAAGAGACAACTTGATCTGCTCGATACTGGATAATGATCTTTATAAATTGACAATGCAGATGGCAGTCCTTGAGCTATTTCCGGAGGCATCTGCGGAATACAGGTTCACCAATAGAGGGAAGCAACGTTTCACGCAGGCGTTCGTTGGTGAACTGAGAAGGATCATTGATGAGGATATCAGCCGTCTCAGCCTTACTGAGGATGAATACACATGGCTCAGAGCTGAATGTCCGTATTTCAAACCCAGCTATGTCGAGTACCTTAAGAATTATCGTTTCGACCCTTCTGAAGTGACTGTAGGACTGAATGAGGAGTCAGATCTCGATCTTACGATACGGGGTCCCTGGCATAGCAGCATCCTCTGGGAGATCGTCCTTATGGCAACTATCTCAGAACTCTATTTTGAGATGATAGAGACAGACTGGAAGGATGAGATCCACGGTGATATACCCGGTTATGACAATCTCCTGAAGGAATACGAGAAGCTCATGATAAGTATCGCAAGAGAACTTGAGCAGAACAACTGTGGATTCTCCGAGTTCGGAACACGCAGAAGAAGAAGTTTTGAGATACAGGACATCACGGTTGGGAAACTGCACAAATGCAAAACGTTCTCTGGTACAAGCAATGTCTACCTTGCAAAGAAATACGGTGTCAGACCAACCGGGACCATCGGTCATGAATGGATAATGGGAACTTCCGCTCTTATCGGATTGCGCAATGCCAATCTTTTTGCACTTGAGAACTGGGCAAATGTTTACAAAGGTAACCTTGGAATAGCCCTTTCAGATACTTTCGGCTCAGAGCCGTTCTTCAGGAACTTCAACCTGAAACTCTCCAAACTGTACGATGGTGTTCGACATGACAGTGGTGACCCTCTGAAGTTCGCTGACAGGGTGATGGAACACTACAGGAAGATGGGGATCGATCCGATGACAAAGGTCGTCATCTTCAGTGATTCACTCTCTGCTGCAGATGCTATCGAGATCAAGGAACAATGCGAAGGCAGGATCAACTGCATCTTTGGAATTGGTACGAGCCTGACAAACAATCATGAGTTCTTCAGATCAAGCCCGCCTCTTAACATGGTGATCAAACTACATAGCATAGATGAGATACCTGTGGTGAAGCTCAGTGATGATGAAGGAAAAGAAACAGGGGATAGTGACGCTATCCGCGTGGCAAACTACATCTTTGGCAGGAAAGGACTCGATGAATGATATTATCCGACCTCATCAAAGATACGGGGTCAGTTTTGACATTAAGCCAAGAGAGACCATTAAGGACAAATAGACCAGAAACAATGCAAATCCTTTCTTGAGTTCGAGATAAGTGCTATGATTCATATATTTCCCCAATACAATAAAGGACCTGGTCCTATAAATACATTCTTAATTATTGGGGCATAAATATAGAATAATTTTGCGAAGATGATTCTTTTTCACGTTGTTAACAAAGAATATCGTTATCCTTTGCGCTATTGTATACATGAAAAACATAGAATTATAAAAAAGACCGGGGTATTTAGCTCCATAATGACAATAACCCCTCAACAAACATGATCCCAATCCATGCTCATACTCCACTTCAAACATGAGACCAGAATACGGATGCAGATGTGCCTAATTCATAGACAATATCTGAGGGGATGACAGATGAAACGAAATATCCGTGATTCAGGTCTCTGTTGTTATCGTTTTTATTTTACATGTTTGTTGAGTATGAAATAGTACTTTTGTATACTATTTAAATATAT containing:
- a CDS encoding small ribosomal subunit Rsm22 family protein, which gives rise to MSDREIISTFKYVSRMRPEFMLSELTDYLKEEASVRQVYQTLEPLFFELGVDVIEEGNDYRIIRAASRKQIELSGDEIKKNDLFFSSPGVSRKMERLIEQYIEKKTSKKWDDPFVLEKIRKAIRNQKNSYWKEGKARNISYGKGYDVLGYLAYQFPVYFVQFQYLLYDMAKEGLLRDRMKILDIGSGPGTIPLSIIDLYNRLDDHKAEIHSIELFDENVEAYNFLVPQYAAIQSNVTVKEPIRANISEVDIEKLPENIDLMVFSNVLNEMKDLDLQQRTALVKKMSERLSPDGSIVIIEPADKNNSIEMRRLSIMLKQAGLKIYSPCSFLWSGECTLDKCWSFEQKQDIKAPRLMVRMAECDEPYRYINVDIKYSYAILRKDKLAKQSFITPAKSKFARMSKIDTHNQKRINVMCSLMSGDLGDEKYSLYRICDGTSKKAVYAVLPAHNLTEDNEVITKAEYGSILRIFNVLVKYNEANDSYNLLIGKGTTIESDSYSEAEEH
- a CDS encoding DUF3656 domain-containing protein, producing MHSNSPSRCTPPEILAPAGDPEALKASIKGGANAVYLGVGEFNARQGAKNFSISELRENIELAHSYGVKVFLALNIPLKQNEVQDAIDIVHKAYAYNIDAIILEDLGLFFLLKEHFPDLPLHASTQMTIHNPQGVAFMEDAGASRVILSRELTTEQVKSIIDQTSVEIEIFVHGALCYSFSGRCLFSTAITDRSANRGACFQPCRRPFKMSVDGQIIDSELVGDYPISCAELCTFPGLEEIIRSGVKSLKIEGRMKKPEYVTASARTYRTVAERICDTGENFSAEELEEMETELAKLFYRGFTRGFVLGKDDVTQRKYSANYGAYLGTVSGITKSEDEGRLTITPLEDIKPNDGISINTKIRMIGCRIDGVLVDGKPVDVAKKGEEATLLISPKTSKSIRKGDEVYVSTDPQLLQSLQDTELYTTPLKITLHARIGEKLRVSVKSRDMETESISDYEVQEAKKAPTDREQIITSLAKLGDTTFHAEDIVLDIDDNIFIPLGALSGTRREAVDELFNSRFQSQGRNRACPDVSTGYNRKKGNLDSGNNIPLLSVEVSDIDSVIVASKSGADIIYAPIGLFSEMMNEDNILRVNGLKEKDIELVLITPPISFEEEMPAIKELMQQVVDAGFSLSCSNYGTVRLANELNAPFVAQKEFNPFNAYTVNAFGTSGAYRVTLSTELNLEEIKDACVASDPKVQTEIIAYGRELLLVTKNDLLKPLIDDGTIKEDSEVLLIDNTKGSFPVRRENERTLIYNSTVLNMLEDIDKICDSGADVLRLDLSLYNSRDDIKDITRNFRKALEGKQIKLKSSRDEEYDQGHYFKGVL
- a CDS encoding PAS domain S-box protein — encoded protein: MSERPAQEFAKEDGPIFASIVKNSPDICVVKDLQLRVIIANMSFARAIGVNSVEELIGKTNEELFVDPHNSELSKSHLKNELKALRLKPEEYIESEETLIYPDGKKHVLSARRFPIFDHDGTLMGTANISNDVTSLKEAEEELHQMEDCLKRLADIMHTSPDAISELKDAGLADLVNRWLDPARTTSDGNNSIKKELDIPNDPHILDKKDLMERLDNEDVRNRIISIFLNDAPGQFAKLKGHLEKGEMQKVMEYAHKIKGASANISGIALSRIAGEIEQSAKLDNFDDVMSMIPELEKQYYLLETVLKDL
- a CDS encoding methyl-accepting chemotaxis protein encodes the protein MFNKDWKLNSEITEVISSFMEGNHDPRIRTQSKQQDQRTADSINLLLDEFANLKSELATKKNTGEEMNCSLILSEVSALVEAATEGRLDSRIQTESFTGESKKMFELLNELLDTIIGPLNVSAEYIDRISKGDIPEKITDEYKGDFNEIKNNLNQCIDAVNALVEDSLMLSEAGVAGQLDTRADAEKHNGDFRRVVEGVNDCLDAVIGPLNVTAEYVDRISKGDIPEKITDDYNGDFNEIKNNLNQCIDAVNALVEDSLMLSEAGVAGQLDTRADTAKHAGDFRRVVDGVNGCLDAVIGPLNVTAEYVDRISKGDIPEKITDDYNGDFNEIKNNLNQCIDAVNALVEDSLMLSEAGVAGLLDTRADAAKHSGDFRRVVEGVNDCLDAVIGPLNVTAEYVDRISKGDIPEKITDDYNGDFNEIKNNLNQCIDSLNALLGETDNLIDAAVAGKLATRGDAGMFNGKFADLVSNINLVIDTLVGHIDQIPAPFMIIDNDFSIAYMNRTGASVIGKEPVELIGQKCYDNFRTSDCNTDKCACGRAMKTGRSESSETDAHPGGKDLVIEYNGVPIRNRSGEIIGALEIVMDKTAEKTALEEAGIKADYLEKVPTPVMVVDKDFNIQFMNGVGAAAVGSTPEGCVGQKCFDLFNTGHCNTENCQVAKAMKTDSICTNDTIAKLPSGELPIRYSGAPLKNEDGEIIGGLEYVLDISKEMEITKGVHDLVEAAIAGRLDERADASSFEGNYRQIIEGVNATLDSVIGPLNVAAEYIDRISKGDIPEKIADEYQGDFNEIKNNINQCIDAVDLLVNDAVMLANAGIEGKLSTRADTEKHSGDFRKIVEGVNNCLDAIVTPIEETSRVIEEYSSGNLHTRVEIETRGDLRKLADTLNGFGQELQAIISDSNAVLDAIANNDLTCHSRIQGAGEFRKFTDGVENCRRSLNDIVSTVMKDAQNIAATAEQMSGSSAEIATSANEVSATVEEISRGAQVQSSKSEEVARTMVDMTQSVQEVAANSQRTAESSIASNELIQNLGTVAQSLQQKMNGIKSASEESSQHINDLAEKSNQIGEIVQLITNIADQTNLLALNAAIEAARAGEHGRGFAVVADEVRKLAEDSGNAAKQIATLIHAMQEGTTNAVSSMEQASSEVATGAQSLDEAVGSIDSVVESGNTIVKMVQEIAAAAEQQSASIQEVTASIEEVSSISEESAAGTEEASAAVEQQTASMQELTASAQQLADVASEMRSVVSKFRIDNGSSASRSSQISASEDEMTEKKMQYGTLIV
- a CDS encoding winged helix-turn-helix domain-containing protein, giving the protein MICLSSEISKNTHNSKDGLEEVFFQEFRNLRSEIISLKIDVNKALERSNHHREDAMFMEMKGDLSRPILNYMLKDTKESFDEGFCIDCENKDICKPAFSDLLHEMALLLLEDRVTEEALDNFSERFDELKGFAITDNCDGCVQTASRIFDKQMGLIRSFNTPKEEVCSDHDIDINDISDDVVTDVCEPFANKQRLAIMRSLHSDTRSFSELSKITGLRGGNLLFHIQKLLDTGMILQRTERGDYMMTKKGYLTLKGMAELHEKLSNI